Part of the Nicotiana sylvestris chromosome 5, ASM39365v2, whole genome shotgun sequence genome is shown below.
cattgattaccggcagttgaacaaagtcactatcaagaacaagtatccattgccaaggattgatgagttatttgatcagcttcaggttgctaaggtgttttcaaagatcgatttgaggtctggatcagttgaggattagggcatctgatgtccttAAGACAACTTTTCGGACACGATATGGACATTACGAGTTTctagtaatgtcatttgggttgacaaatgccccaatagcatttatggatttgatgaaccaggtgttcaaacattatctggattcctttgtaattgtgtttattgatgatatcttaatCTACTCCCGCAATCGAGATGAGCACGAGCAGTATCTTTAGATCGTACTTCGGACTCTAAGagacagccagttatatgctaagtttttaaaatgcgagttttggttggactccgTCGCCtttttggggcatgttgtatcaggagagggcattcaagtggatcctaagaagattgaggcaattcaaaactggcctagacctatTTCAGCCATGGAGATCTGTAGTTTCTTGGGTTtgacgggttattaccgtcggtttgtggaggggttctcatctatagcaGCGCCGttgactaggttgacctagaagggtaccccgttcagatggtcaggcgagtgtgaggagagctttcaaaagctcaagactgctttgactacggcgtcggtattggtgttgcccataggttcaggatcttatacggtatattgtgatgcatctcgtattggactggGTGCGAtattgatgcagggtggcaaggtAATTGTATATGCTTCACGGAAGCTGAAgtttcacgagaagaattaccctattcACGACCTAGAGCTGGTAGTTATTGTTCatgtgctgaagatttggaggcattatctttatggcgtgccatgtgaggtattcacaaatcatcggagtttgcaatatttgttcaagcagaaggagctcaatttgaggcagaggaggtggttggagctattgaaagattatgatatcaccatcttgtaccATCCcagcaaggccaatatggtggccgatgctttgagtaggaagtcagctagtgtgggcagtcttgcatacattccagtcggtgagagaccgcttgcattagatgttcaggccttggccaatcagtttgtgaggttggatgtttctgagcccagccgtgttttGGCTTGTACAATCACTCGATCTTCTTTGTTTGAGTGTATCAGAGATCGACAgaatgatgaccctcatttgcttatccttagggacacagtacgacacggtggtgccaagcaggttactgttGAAGATGGTGGAgctttgaggatgcatggtcgtgtTTGTATGCCTATTGtggatggactttgtgagttgattcttgggGAGGCCTACAGTTCCCTGTATTCTATTTATCTGGGCgacgccaagatgtatcaggacttgcggcaacattattggtggaggagaatgaagaaagatatagttacaTATGTGTCtcagtgtctaaattgtcagcaggtaaagtgtGAGCACTAGAGACCCAGTGGTTTTCTTCAGAAGTtggagattcctgagtggaagttgaaacgtatcactatggattttgttgttggactcccacggactcaaaaagaagtttgatgcagtttgggtcattgtggacaggctgaccaagtcagtgcatttcattcctgtggcagttacttattcttcagagtggttggcagagatttatatacGCGAGATCTTTCAGTTTCacagtgtgcccgtgtctatcatttttgatcgaggtacgcagttcacctcgcatttctggagggcagtgcaGTGTGAGTTAGGCACGAGGgctgagttgagcacatcatttcatcctcaaacggacaggAAGTCTGAGCGCCCTATTCAGATATTAGAAGATATGCTTCGCGCTTGTGTTATAGAATTTGAAGGTtcgtgggattagttcttgccactattggagtttgcttacaacaacagttatcagtcaagcattcagatggctccctatggggcattatatggtaggcggtgccgATCGCTAGTCGGATGGTTTGACCCGGGGGAGGCTCAGTTTTTGGGTACAGagttagtacaggatgccttggataaggtcaagattattcaggatcaaCTTTGCCCACCTCAGTCCAGGCAGAACAGTTATGCTAACGGCAGAGTTCGgtatgttgcattcatggtcggagagagagtgttgctccgGGTATCACCCAAGAATGGTGTAATGAGGTTCgaaaagaagggaaagttgagccctaggtatatcagaccttttgagattcatgagcgagtgggagaggtggcttacaggctCGCGTTTCCACCTGGTTTATCAGCAGTTcatccggtgttccatgtgtctatgctccagaagtatcacggtgatccatcctacgtattagatttcagcactgtccagttggacaaggatttgacttatgaggaggagccagtgcTATTCTAGCTTGGCAGATccgtcaattgagatcgaagagttatccttcagttcgagtgcagtggagaggtcagcccgttgagacagctacctgggagtccgagtcagaTATGTGAagtagatatccccacctttttaccagctcaagtacttttctatgttcgttccAGGACGAACGGTTtctttagaggtggagaatatgatgacccgataggtcatcacATGTTTTGAAACCTAATTTTGTGATCTAAAACCTTAAAAATCATGTTTTAGCcatcctcgatttgcatgcacagtccacGCGtcttttcggaaagcttttatgttaaaaactgaaaaaaataagaaattttgcctaaaaactttatttgagttgacttcagtcaatatttttgATAAACAGACCCAGattcgtattttgacggtcctAGTGGGTCCATATCGGATTcgagacttgggcatatgccggAAATTGAAATTAGAAGTCCCTAACCCGAGATATCGGACTTTGTCAAAATTTGATAGTTAAAGGCTAAATGAATTGAAAATATTTGACCAAATTTTGACTTTTTTAATAACGGGGcagtattttggtttcggaacccggtataggtccaataccATATTTATGATTTGTCTgcgaaatttggtgagaaacggagttggtttggcGTGAATCGGATGTCCAGTTGAgaaattagaagtttcaaagttttcttgaaaatttcatttgatttggtgttcaattcatagttttaggtgttattttggcgatttaatcgcacGAACAAGTTCGTATAACATTTTTAGACTACTGTGCACTTTTGGTTTAGAGTCCTGAGGGCTCGCTTGTGTTTCGGATAGGCTGCGGAGTAAAATTTGACTTGGAGAAATTGTTGGTGTATCTGATCTTATTGCAGGCCTCTGATATCGTATTTGCGAGAttaggcatcgcatttgcgacctctgaGAGGTTCACAAACATGAGcttctcatcgcaaatgcgaagagaagTTGGGCCACAcaggtttcgcatttgcgaaatattcgtcgcatttgcgatgtgaGTTTGGGGAAGgattctttgcatttgcgaagacatGGGCGCATTTGCGATCCTTAGATTCTGCATTTGCGAAtattttgttcgcatttgcgaaagaagCAGAAGTGTGAgagttttgcatttgcgaagctttTCTCGCATTTGCAGGCTTGGCAAATGCGAAGCCCAGgttgcatttgcgacatctgcagctgggtAAATATGACTTAGACGGGAATTTTTCTagcattcttcaaattttcaaacctagaAGCATAAGAGGCGGTTTTCCAAAGACTCTTTCTTCCAcgaatcattggtaagtgattctaacctatctCCTTTCAATCTTTCAATACATTTCACAAGTTTTCAACTTAAAATCTAGAGTTTTCATGGTAGAATTTGGGTTTTTGGGCAAAAACTAGGAATTtacaaaattggggatttagacctcaaattgaggtcagattccaaaaccaattatatatccgagCTGGgaagtgaatgggtaatcgggtttttgtcCGAATTTTGGCTTTGGACCAAGCGACCCgtgtgttgacttttgttgaccttTGAATAATTGCCCTAATTGAATtctttgcaatcgtgggtagttcctatggcttaatttgaatcgtttggttggtaaattGCTAGATCTATTGGTCTGGAGGCTTGTTTGAAGTGAAAAtccgtggttgagctttgagttttaCCGTTGGAGCaaggtaagtatcgtggttaaccttggcttgagggattaggacctatttgtctatttgctacgtgtttagaTATTGGGTACGGCGTAtaagtgaggtgacgagtacctatgtgtTGTTGTCGGGTTATAGCATGCAGGTGGGTCTTATTCTTATAAATGTTGCTTTCCTTAATCatattatccatgcttagactagttagtCGTTATGTTGATCATTCTTATCATGTTTACGGACTATGGCATTGATGGTGTAATGattcaaagttgaggttggtacTGTGGAACCAAATGTTGAAGTAGGACTTGTTCTTGTTATTTATATCTCTCTGTTACTATTGTTTATTGTTTTGATGAGGGAtcgtgttaatgcacgaaggaggaTGTCGTACCATATTGTGAGTGTtcatgcacgaagggtgatgccgtgtcatattgtgagtgttaatgcaagaagggtgatgtcgtgctatgTTATGAGAGAGTAATGCATGAAAGGTGATGTTGTGttgtttcaattgattcaagtggtgaggttgagagtaaaagcacgaagggtgatgtcgtgcattttccTTTACtatgtttacttgttattatttGTTCAAGGTATATCAGTTGATCGAGTTCTTATTAATGCTGAAATTCTTTGTCTTGTTATCCcctcagcatgtccccctccccATATTTCTTATCTGGTTTTTTCATTGTTGTTATTTGTACATATACTGTTATACTGCACAGGATTATTtgtaggtgtcttgtcatagcctcgttactacttcgccgaggttagactcgacacttaccagtatatgAGGTCGGTTGTATTGATCCTGCACTCTGTActtcctgtgcagattttggtactggcCCGAGCTGACCGTGAGGATAGCTGCTGGATTCATCcaataggagacccaaggtagatcttcCAGCGTCCGCAGACCCTGGTGTCCACTTCTAGACATTTCATTTtactatttcttttattttgaaaacaattgtatttctttcagacatgtACTTGTAGTGAAATCTTAGAAGTTTGTGAATTATGACTCCAGATCCGGGTAGTAGTATATATATTGAGGCTGTTATAAATTTTCGCATTCATTTTAACTCGTTATTGCTTATTTGTTGTTAATTATTGAAATGTATAAGAATTGGCTATGattctctaacgttggcttgcttagcaagtgaaatgttaggcgccatcacggtcccgatggtggaaatatcgggtcgtgacaaaaccaTCCATGTTTGTCCGCATCATTTCATAAACTAGTCTCTGCGTTCGTGCGATGCACGAATATCCTTTATCAAATATTATAACgcataccaaaaataaaaaacttTTAATTTCATATATACTCTAAAATTAATCATGGATATGAACAAATTTTAATAACCAGTTCCTTAAAaccaaaaataaaagaatataaCATACAGTCTAATAAACTCATTAACCTTATTAAAAAAGGTCTAATAAACTCATTAATAATGTTTTGACACAATTGCAGGATAAATCGAAACTAAACATTTTGGAATCACATAGAGATTAAAGTTGTAAAATCATGTTAAGGATGCAACAGTACctaacatgtttttttttctgaTGCAAAGATTTACTTTAGTTCAGCATTAATGATTCATGTTATGAAAGTTATTCTTCTTATTTTAAGATTCATTAGTGACAGTGTTTAGGTTGATTAATTGCAATAGGTTTCTTATATTGAAATTGATTTACTATTTAGAAACAAATCTCATTAATGACTACCTAAAAAGGAAACAATCTAATTTAAAATTTCTAGTTATATTGAATTGAATGAGGAAGTAGTAATTGGGGGCATACAAGGGATAGCTCGGGTTTCGACTAGCAGAGGAAATGCTCTCTGTAACACCACCACTGACCCCCTCCTCCATTCCCCCGAAACCACCGGATTTAGTACCTCCCACCACTACAGATGAATCTATTCCGTTTTCAAGCATCACCCCTAATGATTCAAACCCTTCCTTCAAAAAGATCCTCCTCTCAAACTCCCCTGAGCAACCTATCTCCATCCATATTCCAACAGTGCAATGGAGATGGAAAATAGCACTGAAGCCATGGACCAAGACCAACATAATAAGAATGAGTATTTACAAATAAACCTCTCTTCAGATGAATTGCAACGTATCTATCATCCATGGAGGCATTCCCTAATTGTAAAACTACTTGGCAAAAGAATCCAGTACCTCTATCTTAAAAAAATTGCAAGATATGTGGGAATCCACATAATCTTTTCCTCTAATCGATTTAGGTGCGACTACTATGTAGTCAAATTCAACCCAGAAGAAAATATGTTAAGAGCCCTTCAAGGGGTCCATGGTTCGTTAATGGCTACTATTTATCCATACAGAGATGGTCCCTAAATTTTGTTGCCACTGAAGCAAGACCTCACATTACAGCAGTTTGGATCCGCCTTCCTAACTTACCCACAAAATTCTATGATGGGCTCGTCCTCTAGAAGATTGAAAACAAAATTGGGAAGCTGGTAAAGCTCGATGCATGTACATCTGTGACCATTAGAGGCATATACGCTAGACTCTGCCTGAAAATTCTGATAGATTCCCCAGTTAGGTCCTATATCTACATTAGTAAGCATAGACAGTTAATACAATATGAAGGGAACACTTTCTATGTAAGAATTGTGGCAAACTTGGCCATACCAAATCCAGTTGTCCATATGCAAAAATCGATACTAAAACCCCAATATCAGTGGAGCACCCAACCATGCAAGCAGACCTATCTGCACCAGTGACTAAAACAATCGAAGAGGAATGGCATACAGTCTCCTTTTCAAGAAGGAAACCTTCATCCCCATGGTATTTCGTTCCTCCggcttttaaaaaaaaagtattaAAGTTAGGATTTTTGATGCAGATACATGTAAGTTTTTAAATACTAAAAATCTTAAATACATTAATAAAGATGTCTCGGGGAAAATTGGCTACAACAAGAATCCATTACACTCCCACAAGCTTGACCCAAACCTCAACATCCTCGAAAAAACTAACCAATTTACAGCCCTGCAAATTCAGCCCACTGATAATGCCAAAACCACCTCTAGCACAGCAAGAGACTCCGATGAGGACCAATGCATGGAGTTTGACTTGGAGCCTCTTTCCAATGTTATTTGCCACGTGGCAGATGTCCCTACTCACTCATTACCTATCACTTTTACTAATAAACCATGCTTAAGTCTTTCTACCTCTACTAATCCTACGACTAATTCCACCACTCAGCAGGAAGCTTCTCTAAAAAAATATCACCATTAGCCAGCTGCATGCAATAACAGTGGATAACCCGACCTCCACCCCTCTTACTTCTCCACATTTGTCAAATACCTCTGCATGTATAAGCCAAGTGTCTACTGAAAATCACCAAAAATTTATTGATATCCCTCCTGAATATTTTGCTAATTTTATCACACATTCTCAAACGATCTGCATGCCCATAATGCTATAAGTATCCATCTACCTATGCCTACTACTACCAACTTTCCTTCTCAAAACAAAGCTTCTATAAACCAGCCTAATAACCATGCTAAAGATCCCTCTATCTCTTAGGAGACGATGGAGGCTCATCCAAATCCTAAATTACCAGCACCAAATAGCCATGAAAAACCTTCCTCTCCCAATACCCAATCCCCTTCATTACTACACATCTCCACCACCCCCTCAGAACCACCGGCCACTCTCTTGGTTGGAGATAGGGCTCATGGTCTATGCGATCTCCTTCAATATGATGATCAATGGCCAAGAAACTGTCATAATCATTCAAAACCCTCACTACCTAGCACAACTAGTATCGGAGGGAATGCACCTAGAGATGAACTATTATGTGAATCAAACTTGGCTCAGTCAAATCTTACAACCACTACCTCCAAATCTCAACACCACCCTAATTCAAAAAATGCAAAACCACTGGAGTCTTCCTCCCCACAATCAACCACCAATAATACCACTTCCACTCCCCAACCTCCTATTATTTCCACTAGAGGAGCAAACCACACTCAACACAATATTCATGCCATGGGAAATTCAGCCCCACCACAATCAATCACCACCTCAGGAGGATGCCCTAGTCCCCATGCAAGAAAATATCCCTCCCAACGACCCCTTCCCAGTGCCAAATTAGGGAGCCGAGGAGGTGGAATTAAACCTCCACCACCATGAGCTAACAGTAGAATTTGCAAGTCTAGGAGAAGTAAAAGTGCTACTATTTAGGGAAATACAGGACAAAAAGTACATCTTCAGTTGTCCAATGGCACTGTACAAGTGCTCCATGGACATACGTCCCCCCCAGGACCCCATTGTGGGAAAGCATGATACAATCCTAGTGCCATTCCTGAGGAGAACCCTACCTTTCTCCGTAGGAGGGGAGGAATGTGATCAACCCTCCAATGCCACAAATGAATAAACCTGCTCGTATTATCCTGTGGAATGTGAGAGGTGCCAATAATGATACCTTTCGTAGGCACTTTAGGAATTTAATGGCCACCCACAGACCTTGTGTGGTGACCCTGTTAGAAACTCGAATGACGTCGCATACTCCTCTCCTGAATGATCATGACTTCACCAATATGATCGAAGTTCCTGCGAAGGGGTAAGCAAGAGGGATGGTAATCCTTTGGAATATAAACACTGTCAACGTACATAGCTTCACTAGAAGGGATCAAGCCATCCATGCAATGATTGATGTAATTACCACGAAAAAAAACTTGGCTCTTTAGCTCTATTTATGCTATTACTTCTACTATTAATAGAAATAGTCTATGGAATAATTTTAAAGATATCTCTACTATTTATAAAGGTCTATGGTTGATTGGTGGAGACTTTAACGATGTGCTTAAGGATAGTGATAAGTTAGGTGGCAGACCAATAAACCCTAGAAGATCATCACTACAATGGAAATATATTAGCCAATGTAATCTTATAGATCTGGGATACAAGATTACAAGTTCACATGGTCAAATCATAGAAAAAGGTCTAAAGGTTTGATCATGGAACGCTTTGATCGTATTTTTGTTAATGATAATTGGTTATATTTTTTCCCTACTGCTTTTGTTACCCACCTTCCCAAAATCTATTCGGACCATAATCCCCTTCTTCTTACTCTTTCTAATAGCAATATAAATATTGGTCCTAGACCATTTCGTCTAGAATCTTTTTGGTGCAATCATCCCGATTTTTTTAATTACTGCCTCCCgtaatttccaaaaaatatattagGATGGAAGAATACTACCTTTGGAGATATTATAAAAAAAGGACTATCCTAGCTAGACTAAGTGGTATCCAAGTCTCAAGCCATTATCACGCTAGCACCTTCCTCCAAACCTTAGAAGAAAATCTCAAAAGGGACTATAATGGTATTTTAAAGATAGAGGAGGATTACTGGAAAATTAGATCTAGAATTGCTTGGTTAAACGACGGTGATGCCAAcactaattttttttatataagtgCCTCTAACcgcaaacaaaaaaaacaaatagtCTTCTTTAAAGATGATCATGAGAATTATTTTGATAATAAGAAGCTATCATGAGTCATACTACCAATTTTTTCCAAAATCTGTTCACTACCACTATGACTTCCACAAATTAGAAATTCATAAAGATTATCCCCACCAGTTTCTCCAACCTTAACCTCTCCTCATTAGATAAACCATTATTAAATATAGAAATAATAAATTCCCTCTATTCTTTCAAATCTTTCAAAGCCTCTGGACTGGATGGTCTATATCCGTTCTTATTTCAAAAATATTGGCATATTGTTGGACCCTCAGTAATATCTCGTTGCCATAAGGTTTTTAAAGATTGCACTATTCCACCTCCCCTTAAACAATACTTATATCTGTTTCATTCCGAAATTTCCTAATGCAAATAACCTCAAGAACTTCTGGCCTATAGGACTCCATAATACCATCTACAAAATTATTACTAAAATAATTGCCAATCGAATAAGACCCTTCCTACCAACTATCATTAGCCCCTACCAAGCTAGCTTTGTGGAAAATCGAAGAGCAAGTGCTAATGCTACTATTATTCAAGAAGTCATTCACTctattaataaaaaaaagagtAAGATTGGTAACATGACTATTAAGATTGACCTTGAAAGAGCGTTTGACAGAATCGAATGGTCTTTTGTTTATCAAATGCTTTACCACTTTAAATTtcctcataatattcccaagtTCATTATGTCCTGCATCACCACTAGCCAAATATCTATTCTAGTAAATGGGCAAAAAACTAAATTTTTGCCCCAGTAGGGGAATTCGCCAAGGGGATCCCATGTCTTCCTATATCTTCATTCTCTGCATGGAAATGCTTTCACGATGCATTAACAATCTAGTTGATACCCACCTTTGGGACCCCATTAGGGTAACACCCAAAGGTCCTTCTCTCTCCCATCTCTTTTTTGCCGATGACTTAACCCTAATGGGTAAAGTTACTAGGAAAAATTATTCCAATATCCTTAGCTGTCTCAATAATTTTTGTAATCTTTCAGGGCAAAAAATTAACTACTCAAAATTTAAGGTCTACTTCTCAACCAACTGCTCTAAAAATGATATTGCTTTTGTCTCAACTTACCTAGGCATCAAAAGCACTACGGCCTTTGAAAAATACTTAGGCTTCCCTACATAATCGTTATCCTAAAAATAAAGACTTCTATTACATTTTAGATACTTTAAGAACTAAAGTAGCCAACTGAAAAACTAATTTCTTAAATATTGTTGGGCGCACCACCCTTGTTAAATCTACTCTAGCTAGTATTCCAAATTATGTCATGCAAATCACTATGTTACCTAGTAAGATCATTGTGCATATTGATAGAATCATTAGGAATTTCATTTGGGGTACGACTGATACTAGAAAAAAGTTACATCTCTTAAATTGGAATATTGTTACTTGTGACAAATCAATAGGGGGGATATGTATTAAGAAAGCCCGTTCAAAGAATAAAACACTCCTTACAAGTCTTGCTTGGAGATTGTTAAACTACCCAACATCCTCTTGGGTGAATCTGCTTATTACTAAATACATCAATGACGCTCCCAAACATCCCTCTTTCATTTGAAAAGGTCTTAAAATAGGATGGGAAATTTGCTCAAAAGGAACAACCTGGTCAATTGGTCACAACTCCAACATAGACATTTGAAACTGTAACTGGATTCCTAACTATCAGCCTCTCCATCAAATCCTCATAGGACCTTTGAATAAAAGTGATCTCCTCCTTACTCCAAAATCTCTCTACCACAATAACTCTTGGGCTCTTGATAAAATATCCTTTGACATACCCTCCTCAATAGCTAATAAGATTAATTCCATTATAATCCCTCAGAGTAATCTCCATGATAAAATCTATTGGAATAACACTTCCAATGGAATCTTCTCCACTAAATCTTGTTACAACCTCCTCGATGATTCTTCTAATACCCCAACAGGGAAAAATTTTGACTTGATATGGTCCCTTAACTATTCCAATAAAATTAAATTTTTCCTATGGCTCTATTACCACGGAAGAATTCCTACTAGGAAATACTTACATTCTATTGGCATAAATATCGACCCAATTTGTACTTGCTGTCGTAAAAAAAAAAGAGCATCGAACATATTTTTC
Proteins encoded:
- the LOC138869397 gene encoding uncharacterized protein — its product is MESVAQADTFTVAPVVSQARGGAQTPPTHTPEQVAPQYQTPVAQPVGVVQPVVAAQAARPETESSDAVITGTVSVCSIDASVLFDLCSNYSYMSFYFASYLVVPRDSLTALVYVSTPVGDAIVVDRIYRSCVVTIGSLETSVVLLLLDMVDFDVIFGMDWMSPYHAILDCHAKTVTLALPGLPRLEWKGTPVHSTSRVIPYMKARRTVEKGCLAYLAYVRDSSTKVPSIDSVLVVREFREGGKVIVYASRKLKFHEKNYPIHDLELKELNLRQRRWLELLKDYDITILYHPSKANMVADALSRKDRQNDDPHLLILRDTVRHGGAKQVTVEDGGALRMHGRVCMPIVDGLCELILGEAYSSLYSIYLGDAKMYQDLRQHYWWRRMKKDIVTYVSQCLNCQQADQVSAFHSCGSYLFFRVVGRDLYTRDLSVSHYQSSIQMAPYGALYGRRCRSLVGWFDPGEAQFLGTELVQDALDKVKIIQDQLCPPQSRQNSYANGRVRYVAFMVGERVLLRVSPKNGVMRFEKKGKLSPRYIRPFEIHERVGEVAYRLAFPPGLSAVHPVFHVSMLQKYHGDPSYVLDFSTVQLDKDLTYEEEPVLF